Genomic window (Acidobacteriota bacterium):
TTGCCCTGCAGCTCCCTCTCGATTGCCTGGCGGAGTTCCTTAGCCTGCATTGCCTCAGTCTTCGAGCTGGTCGTACCAGTTCTTCTTGAGGAAGATCATCGTCACGACGACGATGACTGCAGTGATCGCGACCGGCCTCCACCGCATGAGCACGAAGTAGATGGGCAGCGCGACCAGCGCCGTCTGCCAGATCGTGCCGACCACCACATTAACCATGTCTCGCTTGAAGTTTATGTTGCACTTGAAGTCGGGGTCTTCGGCCTCCACCTCGCGACGGATCGGTCCCCAGAAGCCCCACGGCCTCACCGTGCGGTAGAAGGTCTTCAACGTCTCGCGATCGGTGGGTTTGGTCAGGTAGGTACCAGCAATGCACCCGACCAGCGAGATGCCCATGAGGTGCGGGAAGTAGAAGAGCGGAAGGACGTCGGGCCAGATTGCCGGAAAAATGAGGGCCGGTACGATGCCTGCCGCCATGCCCCAGAAGTAGCCGTGGCCGTTGAAGCGCCACCAATACCACTTGAGCACATTGGAAGAGAGGTAGGCCCCCCAGAGGGCCGAAACGATCCACTGCAGCATGTTGTTGACGTTCTTGGCGTAGAAGCCGAGAACGATGCTGACGACAACGATCAGCAATCCGCTGGCGTAATTGACGATCACCGTGCGCTTCTGTGACGCATTCGGGTCTATGTATTTGTGGTAGAGGTCGTTGACGACGTACGCCTGGGCCGCGTTGAGGGTGCCGGAGAAGGTCGATACGAAGGCCGCTGCGAGGCCCGCGAGCAGGAGCCCGGTGAAGCCGGCCGGCACGAACTCGTTGATCGCCGACGGCAGGATCTGCTCGAAATCGAGCTGCCCGCCCACAATGAGATCCAGGCGTTGGTAGAACAGCAGGCCGAGCACCACGAAGCCGGTGATCATCAGGTATCGTGATGGACTCAAGACGAGGCTCACGAAGCCACTCATCAACGCGCCTTCGCGTGGCGAGCGGGTGGCGAGGATTTTCTGCATGTCGTAGTTGGGCGCCGGGCCCGCGGCGCTGACCAGGATGCCCTTGAAAAGCATCATCATGAAGAAAATGGTGAACAGGCCGAACTGGTCGTCAACGATCTTCTGGTTGACCTCGGTAATGATCCCGGTCCAGTCGAGGTCAAGCTCCCAACCGAACCACGGACTCATCCACCCGTCGGGAACCGCGAGCGGCGTGTGAGCGAGCGCGGTCATGGCGATGGCCGCGACGACGATCGCCGAGATCGTCATGATGGTGAACTGCAGAACGTCGGCGAGCACGATCGAGCGCATGCCACCGAGGATCGTGTAGAGCACCGCCGCCAGAGTGAAGACGATGCCGTAGATGTGCGGCACGAACTCGGGGGCGACGTTGATGCCGATCAGGGGCTGGACGACCTCCCAGGGGAGGAAAATCTCGACGAACTTGCCGAGCCCGACGAAACCGTAGGCGAGGAAGCCGAGCCCACCAATGAGAGCGAATACGACCACAACCGTGTGCGACAGGCGGGCTCCGGTGCCGGTGCCGAATCGGGTCTCGATCCACTGCGCCCCGGTGGTGACATTCGAACGTCGCAACCACGCCGACAGGAAGACCATCAGGAAGATCTGGTTGAAGGTCGGCCACAGCCACGGCAGCCAGATGCTCTTGAGGCCGTATACGAAGCCGATTGTGACCAGCCACATGGTGCCGGAGATGTCGAACATGCCGGATGCGTTGGAAAGCCCGAGCATGTACCAGGGGATGTCCTTGCCGCCGAGCAGGTAGGATTCGACGCTCTTGGCGGCTTTCCGCCGCATCGCGAATCCGATTGCGGTCACCGCCACCAAATAGAAGACGATGATGCCCAGGTCGAGGCTGGTCAAACCGAGTTGTCCCATAGTCCCCCCAAAAACACTGTCAGCCTACACGAAACGAAAGGCTCGGGGCTTGTGGCGTGGGGCATGGAGAAGGAACTCCACGGCCTCGATATCAGGCCCCAGGCCTCAAGCCCCAAGCCTTTCCGGTTACGGAGACTGGCTGCTACTTCTTCCCCTGCATATACGCCTTGAAAAACGCCCCCTGCGTTGTCGGTGTGTAGTTCCAGTCTGAAATCAGCTGCGGCGGCCAGTCGGGGTCAAAGCACCAGGCGGTCCAGGAGATGCCCTTCTTCTCGAAGTAGCTGAGGATTCTCCGACCGTACTCTTCGTCAGCGATGACGGGGTTGTGCGAACCCGGCAGGTCGGCCGCCATGAAGCCGATCTCGGCCGCCATCAACGGGTAGGTGTCGGCGACATAACCGAAGTCCTTTTCCCAGTTCTTCTCCCACGGCTGCGGCGCTTTCATCGGGTAGGGATGGCTGACGTAGCCGATGCCCTGGTAGTCGATGGGATTCGTGCCGACGTTGTGGAGCTCGTAGGCCCAGTTGAAACCGGCCACCAATGGAATCACCTTGCTGTCGTGGGCAAAGATGATGCCGATCATCTGCTCGACGATCACCTTCCACTCGGCCCAGCTGATCTTGCCAAGCTGGCCGTTGTAGGTGGTGGGCTCGTTGAAGAGCTCGTAGAAGGCGACTGCCGGAAGGTTTGCGTAACGGAACGATACATCGCGCCAGAAATTATAGGTTTCCTGCCGGGTGGTGTAGTGCATGGGGTGCTGGAAGACTTCGGTGGAGAGATTGCCGATGCCGTGCCACTCGATGTTGAGGTAGAGACCGAGCTCGGAGGCCCAGGTGACCGCCTGATCGAGTAGCTTGAAGTACTCGACCTTGCCACGCCCCTTCCAGGCGACCGGGTGCACCGGTACGCGGACGAGGTTCGCCCCCCAGTCCTTGATGATCTCGAAGTGGGCCCTGTTCCAGTGGCCGTTCTTTTCCAGTTTGTCCGGATCGGAGATGTTGACCCCGCGAAAGATCCTGGTGTTACCGTCCTCGTCAACGAAGCGGTTGCCCTCGACGTGAATGAACTGTAGCGAGGTTTCGATCTTCGATGCATCGAAGGGCTCAGGGTAGGGGACGTCCCACCACTCCCCGCTGTCGCCCTCCTTCACCTCGCCCGCAAACACCAGCGAACACGTCGTCACGAGGGCCGCGCAGATGACTGCGGATACCCGAAGTTTCCTATTCATAATCCTCTCCTCTTCTCATCTGACCCTTTTCTCCTCTTCTTAATGTTCTTCCGCTACCGCCGCCACCTCCTTCTCCTGACACCCCTCTGCCGTCAGGCTCGCCGGCAACGAGACTGCGCACACCAGGTCTACAATCGGATCGACGACCATGAGTTCTGTCTGACCGTGTGACTGTCTTGCAGCATCCAGATCTTCAAGCCGAAGATCGAGCCAGTCACCGTCTGCGGCGGATTGCGAAATCGCCAGGTCGAGCGCCTCGAGACCGATGGCGGAGACCGTAGAGAGGGCGATCGACATCGCTTCGATCTCCGCTAATGCCGGCGAAGTCCTGATGATCTCTTCCAGGAGGGCATGGTTGTCGCTCCAGGTGACGAGGGTCGACCGCACCTGTTCGCGGTCGACTTCATCCGAGAAATCGGACTCGATCAGGCGCTCGACCGCCCAGCCGAACTCGCGCGCCGGTCCGGCGTCGGGCCACGCGGCGTCGACCATTCGGGTGAGAGGAGAGAACTGGGTGTGTTTTCGCAGGCGGCCGCGGTTGTACACCTTGACCGGTTCGATGGCGCCGAGCAGGGTCTCGAGTGCGTCGATTTCTCTGCACTGGCAGAGACGGCGCAGCATCATCGGGCGGTTGCGCTCGTGCTGCAGCCCGAGCTCCTCGAGCATCAGGCTGATCCGGTCCAGACGCC
Coding sequences:
- a CDS encoding Na+:solute symporter, which produces MGQLGLTSLDLGIIVFYLVAVTAIGFAMRRKAAKSVESYLLGGKDIPWYMLGLSNASGMFDISGTMWLVTIGFVYGLKSIWLPWLWPTFNQIFLMVFLSAWLRRSNVTTGAQWIETRFGTGTGARLSHTVVVVFALIGGLGFLAYGFVGLGKFVEIFLPWEVVQPLIGINVAPEFVPHIYGIVFTLAAVLYTILGGMRSIVLADVLQFTIMTISAIVVAAIAMTALAHTPLAVPDGWMSPWFGWELDLDWTGIITEVNQKIVDDQFGLFTIFFMMMLFKGILVSAAGPAPNYDMQKILATRSPREGALMSGFVSLVLSPSRYLMITGFVVLGLLFYQRLDLIVGGQLDFEQILPSAINEFVPAGFTGLLLAGLAAAFVSTFSGTLNAAQAYVVNDLYHKYIDPNASQKRTVIVNYASGLLIVVVSIVLGFYAKNVNNMLQWIVSALWGAYLSSNVLKWYWWRFNGHGYFWGMAAGIVPALIFPAIWPDVLPLFYFPHLMGISLVGCIAGTYLTKPTDRETLKTFYRTVRPWGFWGPIRREVEAEDPDFKCNINFKRDMVNVVVGTIWQTALVALPIYFVLMRWRPVAITAVIVVVTMIFLKKNWYDQLED
- a CDS encoding glycoside hydrolase family 5 protein, which translates into the protein MNRKLRVSAVICAALVTTCSLVFAGEVKEGDSGEWWDVPYPEPFDASKIETSLQFIHVEGNRFVDEDGNTRIFRGVNISDPDKLEKNGHWNRAHFEIIKDWGANLVRVPVHPVAWKGRGKVEYFKLLDQAVTWASELGLYLNIEWHGIGNLSTEVFQHPMHYTTRQETYNFWRDVSFRYANLPAVAFYELFNEPTTYNGQLGKISWAEWKVIVEQMIGIIFAHDSKVIPLVAGFNWAYELHNVGTNPIDYQGIGYVSHPYPMKAPQPWEKNWEKDFGYVADTYPLMAAEIGFMAADLPGSHNPVIADEEYGRRILSYFEKKGISWTAWCFDPDWPPQLISDWNYTPTTQGAFFKAYMQGKK
- a CDS encoding family 20 glycosylhydrolase, which encodes ASAPGPYEIERSWGIFDPTVNPIIETTYEFLDVFFAEMAKLFDDEFIHIGGDENNGKQWLANPEIVAFMEEKGYGKPLDLQRYFNERVLEILTRHGKRMIGWDEIFQEGLPKNIVIQSWRGRESLFEAARLGYMGILSNGYYIDLIHPTDAHYLNDPLPANSPLAPEEADRILGGEATMWAEYVSPETVDSRIWPRTAAIAERFWSPVRVIDLEDMYRRLDRISLMLEELGLQHERNRPMMLRRLCQCREIDALETLLGAIEPVKVYNRGRLRKHTQFSPLTRMVDAAWPDAGPAREFGWAVERLIESDFSDEVDREQVRSTLVTWSDNHALLEEIIRTSPALAEIEAMSIALSTVSAIGLEALDLAISQSAADGDWLDLRLEDLDAARQSHGQTELMVVDPIVDLVCAVSLPASLTAEGCQEKEVAAVAEEH